The Daucus carota subsp. sativus chromosome 2, DH1 v3.0, whole genome shotgun sequence genome includes a window with the following:
- the LOC108208933 gene encoding G-type lectin S-receptor-like serine/threonine-protein kinase B120 yields the protein MASLIFIYLAVLVTFPLLANAGADCNGTCNTMDDCNGELTCIGNKCDDDPDVHTSICKGGSAAPTAPPIGFISNCDGACNNGGDCDGQLICIDRKCNDDPDIGTNLCKGGGDKKKSKGGLVAVFITIPLLIFISLSYLAWHIWRKKHKKKEAAGETNENLLYHNLEISNNQNKESGDLTSGSRPVPGGEKYDFNLPQFSFSSISAATNNFSPENKLGEGGFGPVYKGNLIDGNSVAVKRLSKWSGQGLEELRNETLLIAKLQHRNLVRIVGCCIEQDEKILIYEYLPNKSLDLFIFDPSKQCLLNWSIRVQIIEGIAQGLLYLHKHSRLRIIHRDLKASNILLDDEMNPKISDFGMARIFGGDELQANTNRIVGTYGYMSPEYAMEGLFSVKSDVFAFGVMLLEILSGKKNTGFRDSECLSLLGYAWELWRTEKVLDLIDPNLEIPPSFLPLRYIHVGLLCVQERPADRPTMSDVIAMFSNELIKVASPNRPPFTTGGSLGSSSVIKKGENCSVNDITTSVMAGHTVSEILEVTRLLSNASYFSQIPEKLKFEKFFKMLVFKQMLPAKKTDSFKLLMLAFLCTFSSFKTTLGLDEISSGKTGTGNQTFRSGQPLYEDQRLVSKGGQFEMGFFSPGNSANFYVGIWYKNISVQTVVWVANRETPIRQFYNGSRLELTTSGNLILFDGLSKRIWAANSSVGLSSVPNKGVLLDDGNFVLSDGLTILWQSFDYLTDTWLPSGKLGIDKSLINQRQLLTSWKNPDDPALGKFSFGMDPRGSPEFFMWKNQKQILWRSQVWNGNNFAFFPNLLTNFSYIINGQAKYFTYNISAPIATRYVMTYNGQINQLVWSERYQKWELIFSQPADSCNNFAVCGPNGFCNITSSPACNCYDGFQPHSQEEWQSANWSAGCIRKKPLQCSSNGFNPVSGISMPANSQIMDLESAQVCQFACSGNCSCTAYAYNGGRCSLWTGDLLDTRALVDFQGDLYVRSADVILAKGKKKSSVLVALSITIPLLVCISLTYLLWRICRRKHNKKEAGETSENLLFLNLGFSSKQNTDSNNIITGSKPGGEKKVFNLPQFSFSSISAATDNFSPANKLGEGGFGPVYKGNLFDGHSVAVKRLSTRSGQGLEELKNETVLIAKLQHRNLVRLLGCCIEQDEKILIYEYMPNKSLDLFIFDPSKKYLLDWRSRVQIIEGITQGLLYLHQHSRLRIIHRDLKASNVLLDDDMNPKISDFGMARIFGEDELQANTNRIVGTYGYMSPEYAMEGLFSVKSDVFAFGVLLLEILSGKKSTGFRHSDCLSLLGYAWELWISERVLEFIDSDLEIPSSFLPLRFMHVGLLCVQESPSDRPTMSDVLAMFSNEHMQLVFPKKPAFTTSGSLGLGLVSTGNYSVNTLSTSVMDGR from the exons ACTAATTTGTGCAAAGGAGGAG GAGATAAAAAGAAGTCGAAAGGGGGTCTAGTAGCAGTGTTCATTACCATTCCTCTTCTGATCTTCATTTCCTTGAGTTATTTAGCTTGGCATATCTGGAGGAAAAAACATAAGAAAAAAG AGGCAGCAGGGGAAACAAACGAGAATCTATTATATCATAATCTGGAAATTAGTAACAATCAAAATAAAGAGAGCGGTGATTTAACTTCTGGAAGCAGACCAGTACCAGGAGGGGAGAAATATGATTTCAATTTACCGCAGTTCAGTTTTTCGAGCATATCTGCTGCCACAAACAACTTCTCCCCTGAAAATAAGCTCGGAGAGGGTGGTTTTGGACCTGTTTACAAG GGCAACTTGATTGACGGGAACTCAGTAGCAGTTAAAAGGCTTTCGAAATGGTCTGGACAAGGCCTGGAAGAGCTAAGAAATGAAACACTTCTGATTGCCAAACTCCAGCATAGGAATCTTGTAAGAATCGTAGGATGTTGCATTGAACAAGATGAGAAGATACTGATTTATGAGTACCTGCCAAACAAAAGCCTGGATCTCTTCATTTTTG ATCCTAGTAAACAATGTCTCTTGAATTGGAGCATACGAGTTCAAATAATTGAAGGTATTGCTCAGGGACTTCTGTACCTCCATAAACATTCCAGACTGCGTATAATTCATAGGGACTTGAAGGCTAGTAACATTTTGTTGGATGACGAGATGAATCCAAAAATATCCGATTTTGGTATGGCAAGAATTTTCGGAGGAGATGAGCTGCAAGCAAATACCAACCGGATTGTGGGAACTTA CGGTTATATGTCCCCAGAGTACGCCATGGAGGGCTTATTTTCAGTCAAGTCCGATGTCTTTGCTTTCGGGGTCATGCTACTGGAGATTTTAAGTGGGAAAAAGAACACTGGTTTCCGCGATTCAGAATGCCTCAGTCTTCTTGGATAC GCATGGGAGCTGTGGAGAACCGAGAAGGTGCTTGACTTGATAGATCCAAACCTGGAAATACCTCCTTCGTTTTTGCCACTGAGATACATTCATGTAGGCCTTTTGTGCGTTCAAGAAAGGCCAGCTGACAGACCAACAATGTCTGATGTTATAGCTATGTTTAGCAACGAGCTCATCAAAGTGGCATCTCCCAATCGCCCTCCTTTTACAACTGGAGGGAGTTTAGGTTCAAGTTCAGTGATCAAAAAAGGCGAAAACTGTTCGGTTAATGATATAACTACTTCGGTGATGGCCGGTC ATACAGTATCAGAAATCTTGGAAGTGACTCGCCTTCTGTCAAATGCATCCTACTTCAGTCAG ATTCCtgaaaaattgaaatttgaaaagttCTTCAAGATGCTAGTCTTTAAGCAGATGCTTCCAGCTAAGAAAACAGATTCATTCAAGCTGCTGATGCTCGCGTTTCTCTGTACATTCAGCAGTTTCAAGACTACCCTTGGATTGGACGAAATCTCATCAGGTAAAACCGGTACTGGGAATCAGACTTTTCGCTCAGGTCAACCACTCTATGAAGATCAGAGATTAGTCTCTAAAGGAGGCCAGTTTGAAATGGGATTCTTCTCTCCAGGTAATTCTGCAAATTTTTATGTTGGCATATGGTACAAGAATATTTCTGTCCAGACAGTAGTTTGGGTAGCGAATAGAGAGACACCCATACGTCAATTTTACAATGGCTCTCGACTAGAACTAACTACAAGTGGAAATTTGATACTATTTGATGGTTTGAGTAAGAGAATATGGGCTGCAAATAGTTCTGTGGGTTTAAGTTCGGTTCCTAATAAAGGGGTACTTCTTGATGATGGTAATTTTGTTTTGAGTGACGGGTTGACCATACTATGGCAGAGCTTTGACTATCTAACAGATACGTGGCTGCCTAGTGGGAAACTTGGAATTGATAAGAGCTTGATCAACCAGAGACAGCTCCTCACTTCCTGGAAGAACCCCGATGACCCCGCTTTAGGGAAGTTTTCATTTGGGATGGATCCAAGAGGCAGCCCTGAATTTTTTATGTGGAAGAACCAGAAACAGATACTATGGAGGAGTCAAGTTTGGAATGGAAATAATTTTGCTTTTTTCCCAAATCTTCTGACGAACTTCAGCTACATAATAAATGGTCAAGCTAAATATTTCACATACAATATTTCTGCACCCATCGCTACCAGATATGTCATGACTTACAATGGGCAGATTAATCAGTTGGTGTGGTCAGAGAGGTATCAAAAGTGGGAACTAATTTTTTCACAACCTGCAGATAGCTGCAACAATTTTGCTGTCTGTGGTCCTAATGGATTTTGCAACATCACTTCTAGTCCTGCGTGCAACTGTTATGATGGATTTCAACCGCATTCGCAAGAAGAGTGGCAGTCTGCTAACTGGTCCGCTGGATGTATCAGGAAAAAACCCCTGCAGTGTTCCAGTAATGGTTTTAACCCCGTATCTGGAATTTCAATGCCTGCAAATTCACAAATTATGGATTTGGAGAGTGCCCAAGTGTGTCAATTTGCATGTTCGGGCAACTGCTCATGCACTGCTTATGCTTATAATGGCGGCAGATGTTCATTATGGACTGGAGATCTACTGGATACACGAGCATTAGTGGATTTTCAAGGAGATTTATATGTCAGATCCGCTGATGTTATTTTAGCAA AAGGAAAAAAGAAGTCATCTGTTCTGGTGGCACTTTCCATTACCATTCCACTTCTCGTCTGCATTTCACTGACTTATTTATTGTGGCGTATCTGCAGAAGAAAACATAACAAAAAAG AGGCAGGGGAAACAAGCGAGAATCTGTTATTTCTTAACTTAGGATTCAGCAGCAAGCAGAATACAGATAGCAATAACATCATCACCGGAAGCAAACCAGGAGGAGAGAAAAAAGTCTTCAACTTACCACAATTCAGTTTCTCAAGCATATCAGCTGCCACAGACAACTTTTCCCCTGCGAACAAGCTTGGAGAAGGTGGTTTTGGGCCTGTTTACAAG GGTAACTTGTTTGATGGGCACTCTGTAGCAGTTAAAAGACTTTCAACAAGATCTGGACAAGGTCTGGAAGAGCTAAAAAATGAAACAGTATTAATTGCTAAACTCCAACACAGAAATCTTGTAAGGCTATTAGGATGCTGCATCGAGCAAGATGAGAAGATTCTAATTTACGAGTACATGCCAAACAAAAGCTTGgatctttttatttttg ATCCGAGTAAGAAATATCTATTGGATTGGAGAAGTCGTGTTCAAATTATTGAAGGTATAACTCAAGGGCTTCTTTATCTCCATCAACATTCTAGATTGCGCATCATTCATAGGGACTTGAAGGCGAGCAATGTTTTATTGGATGATGATATGAATCCTAAGATATCCGATTTTGGCATGGCAAGAATATTCGGGGAAGATGAGCTGCAAGCAAATACCAACCGCATTGTGGGAACATA CGGTTATATGTCCCCAGAATATGCCATGGAGGGCTTATTTTCAGTAAAGTCTGATGTCTTTGCCTTCGGTGTCTTGCTACTAGAGATCCTTAGTGGAAAAAAGAGCACAGGTTTCCGTCACTCAGATTGCCTCAGCCTACTTGGATAT GCATGGGAGTTGTGGATCAGCGAGAGGGTGCTGGAGTTCATAGATTCAGACCTGGAAATACCTTCCTCATTTTTGCCACTGAGGTTTATGCATGTCGGCCTCTTATGCGTTCAAGAAAGTCCTTCTGACAGACCGACTATGTCCGATGTTTTAGCTATGTTTAGCAATGAACATATGCAACTAGTTTTTCCTAAAAAACCTGCTTTTACAACTAGTGGTAGCTTGGGCTTAGGACTAGTCAGCACTGGAAATTATTCAGTGAATACTTTATCTACTTCAGTTATGGATGGTCGCTGA